The following coding sequences lie in one Pseudomonas svalbardensis genomic window:
- a CDS encoding type VI secretion system Vgr family protein yields MLDANATHISLTLEGVSVDLQVLSFVGRETLNQPFCFDIELVSARPDLKLEELLHKPGCLTFGATGKGIIHGLVYRIEQGDSGKSLTRYSISLVPQLAYLRHNHDQQVFQHLSVPKIIVQVLEARGILADAYSFQLGAIYPERDYCVQYDESDLHFIQRLCEEEGIHFHFQHSASGHKLVFGDDQTVFRKLAPVAYQQDSGMAAEKPVIKRFNLRLETRTTRVSRRDYDFEKPRILPEGAAKSEFAPDLEDYDYPGRFTDRERGKQLATRALERHRSDYKLAEGKGDEPTLVSGHFMALSEHPRAEWNDLWLLLEVVHEGKQPQVLGANVTSDVTQNKDDFHQGYRNRFLATPWDAHFRPALEHPKPKVLGSQTAIVTGPAGEEIHCDEYGRVKVQFYWDREGQADDKTSCWLRVATGWAGNAYGGIAIPRIGMEVLVSFMEGDPDQPLITGCLYHKENVVPYDLPANKTRSTFKTLSSPGGKGYNEFRIEDKKGAEQIYLHAQRDWDENIEHDQKIRIGNERHDTVEANVFSEFKVEEHRITHLDRKTETRANDHLTVAVTQHVKVGTAQFVEAGQEIHYNAGEKVVVEGGMELTAKAGGSFVKIDAGGVTISGAQVKVNSGGGPGSGTPAAPLLPGPMKVADADVAGKAPLPSRLNESGITPLCGKQSNGACSRKDCTCM; encoded by the coding sequence ATGCTGGACGCGAACGCAACCCATATTTCCCTGACGCTGGAAGGCGTTTCCGTTGACCTTCAGGTACTCAGCTTCGTCGGTCGCGAAACCCTCAATCAGCCGTTCTGTTTCGACATCGAACTGGTCAGCGCGCGCCCCGACCTGAAACTCGAAGAGTTGCTGCACAAGCCTGGCTGCCTGACCTTCGGCGCCACCGGCAAAGGCATCATCCACGGTCTGGTGTACCGCATCGAGCAAGGCGACTCCGGCAAAAGCCTGACCCGTTACAGCATCAGCCTGGTGCCGCAACTCGCCTACCTGCGCCACAACCATGACCAGCAGGTTTTCCAGCATTTAAGTGTGCCGAAGATCATCGTTCAGGTCCTCGAAGCGCGCGGCATTCTGGCCGACGCCTACAGCTTCCAGCTCGGCGCCATCTACCCGGAGCGCGATTACTGCGTGCAGTACGACGAATCCGACCTGCATTTCATCCAGCGCCTGTGCGAAGAAGAAGGCATCCACTTCCACTTCCAGCACAGTGCCAGCGGCCACAAACTGGTGTTTGGCGATGACCAGACGGTGTTCCGCAAACTCGCGCCCGTGGCCTACCAGCAAGACTCCGGCATGGCTGCCGAGAAACCGGTGATCAAGCGCTTCAACCTGCGCCTGGAAACCCGCACCACCCGCGTCAGCCGTCGCGATTACGACTTCGAGAAACCGCGCATCCTTCCCGAAGGCGCCGCCAAAAGCGAATTCGCCCCGGACCTGGAAGACTACGACTACCCCGGCCGCTTCACCGACCGCGAACGCGGAAAGCAACTGGCGACCCGCGCCCTGGAACGCCATCGCAGCGACTACAAACTTGCCGAAGGCAAAGGCGACGAGCCGACCCTGGTCAGCGGCCACTTCATGGCCCTGAGCGAACACCCGCGCGCCGAGTGGAACGACCTCTGGCTGCTGCTGGAAGTGGTGCACGAAGGCAAACAGCCGCAAGTGCTCGGCGCAAACGTCACCAGCGACGTCACCCAGAACAAAGACGATTTCCACCAGGGCTACCGCAACCGCTTCCTCGCCACCCCGTGGGACGCGCACTTCCGCCCTGCCCTCGAACACCCGAAACCCAAAGTCCTGGGCAGCCAGACCGCCATCGTCACCGGCCCAGCAGGTGAAGAAATCCACTGCGACGAGTACGGCCGCGTCAAAGTCCAGTTCTACTGGGACCGCGAAGGCCAGGCCGACGACAAGACCAGTTGCTGGCTGCGCGTCGCCACCGGCTGGGCCGGCAACGCCTACGGCGGCATCGCCATCCCGCGCATCGGCATGGAAGTGCTGGTGTCGTTTATGGAAGGCGACCCCGACCAACCACTGATCACCGGCTGCCTGTACCACAAGGAAAACGTCGTCCCGTACGACCTGCCGGCGAACAAAACCCGCAGCACCTTCAAGACCCTGAGTTCACCGGGCGGCAAGGGTTACAACGAGTTTCGGATTGAAGACAAGAAAGGTGCGGAACAGATCTACCTGCATGCCCAGCGGGATTGGGATGAAAACATTGAGCATGACCAGAAGATTCGCATCGGCAACGAGCGACATGACACCGTTGAAGCGAATGTTTTCAGCGAGTTCAAGGTTGAAGAGCATCGGATTACCCATCTGGATCGCAAGACTGAGACCCGGGCGAATGATCACCTGACGGTTGCCGTGACTCAGCATGTAAAGGTGGGGACCGCGCAGTTTGTTGAGGCGGGTCAGGAGATTCACTACAACGCTGGGGAAAAGGTTGTGGTTGAGGGCGGCATGGAGCTGACGGCCAAGGCTGGCGGGAGCTTTGTGAAGATAGATGCCGGGGGCGTGACGATCAGTGGCGCGCAGGTGAAGGTTAACTCGGGGGGTGGACCGGGTTCGGGGACGCCTGCTGCGCCGTTGTTGCCGGGGCCGATGAAGGTGGCGGATGCGGATGTAGCGGGCAAGGCCCCTCTCCCCAGCCGCCTCAACGAATCGGGCATTACGCCGTTGTGCGGCAAACAGAGCAACGGCGCCTGCAGCCGTAAGGATTGCACATGCATGTAA
- a CDS encoding DUF4123 domain-containing protein produces the protein MHVTAMNTLLAAPRYGFESLPREQSSQVLCFIIDRVRQPEAMSRLYRIGEPMNAQALFSSTDFAEIANEGPLWLTAPWGSRLAVEATRLCEENHSGIALVAEDATQALAHARWLLRANDGSGGQSLLSYHKPSLWAALAYTAGDASIQLFGPWQAVYSPAPSHFGKERGAWLSWTAKSELKWRGDGPAFNLPDNAAKIQAQLGWLYWVDEQYAAFGEPADDRINEIAENLDLLLKNNIYEGDHLLKLASVVDGPLLETRPEAMAILQSREESFIKVEQLMQTASGNPQ, from the coding sequence ATGCATGTAACCGCCATGAACACCCTGCTGGCCGCACCTCGATATGGATTCGAGTCGCTGCCCAGGGAGCAGTCCAGTCAGGTCCTGTGTTTCATCATCGATCGCGTACGCCAACCCGAGGCGATGTCGCGTCTGTATCGCATCGGCGAACCGATGAATGCTCAAGCCTTGTTCAGCAGCACTGACTTTGCGGAAATCGCCAATGAAGGTCCGCTCTGGCTCACAGCACCTTGGGGCAGCCGGTTGGCAGTCGAAGCCACGCGATTGTGCGAAGAAAACCACTCGGGCATTGCCCTGGTCGCAGAAGACGCCACTCAGGCCCTCGCACACGCGCGCTGGTTGCTACGAGCCAACGACGGTTCCGGCGGCCAAAGCCTACTGAGCTATCACAAACCGAGCCTCTGGGCTGCGTTGGCCTACACCGCAGGTGACGCGTCCATTCAATTGTTCGGTCCTTGGCAAGCGGTGTACAGCCCTGCCCCGAGCCACTTCGGCAAAGAGCGTGGCGCGTGGCTGTCGTGGACGGCGAAATCGGAACTGAAGTGGCGTGGCGATGGCCCGGCGTTCAACCTCCCCGACAACGCAGCAAAGATTCAAGCGCAACTGGGGTGGTTGTACTGGGTCGATGAGCAATATGCCGCGTTCGGTGAGCCCGCTGATGATCGGATCAATGAAATTGCCGAGAACCTGGACCTTTTGCTCAAAAACAACATCTACGAAGGTGACCATTTGCTCAAGCTCGCCTCTGTCGTCGACGGACCGCTGCTTGAAACCCGGCCAGAAGCAATGGCCATCCTGCAATCCAGGGAAGAGTCGTTCATCAAGGTTGAACAGCTGATGCAAACAGCATCCGGCAATCCCCAATGA
- a CDS encoding LysM peptidoglycan-binding domain-containing protein, protein MEITNHSVSLGETLSEIAVRYKTTVAQLRQLNPFIAYPDVIMPGWNLSVPKSAQAEVVATPAAAPPASSEQAPQAQSAGAPGPEPIDLGPKKDFTETCAPSFKDQPKPCSSTFGTAIYATEEEEFWLLPERASSSMKEAMHALDKQIAPSKSREERLKGLDDSGLLSYFLEPKLSNFLEGEQRQRMEAIEAQEPNIEMDPGMVLRSRQEVKRAKEKDAPKAEAPKTDTQRSRIDQLQADNDTQNRIRNDYSELHKLRSEWLALKKIAIAAAVKTGHSYENGTLFAPAAIEARTRVQNYLEQRKALISKGGIQPKAQEDIAKLLETDKKKRDELQKCLYTCEGDTYAYLAWKHGEAKSFAYHEYTDAIIKVAEYGIALPEYALISGNDITSGIEQFKLYLDTEKQQSEINDRLRKKYKNWIEATGQNAQAPAAMLFT, encoded by the coding sequence ATGGAAATTACCAATCATTCAGTCAGTCTTGGTGAAACCCTCAGCGAGATTGCTGTTCGCTACAAAACTACTGTTGCGCAGTTGCGCCAGTTGAATCCCTTTATTGCCTACCCGGATGTGATTATGCCGGGCTGGAATCTTAGTGTTCCCAAGAGTGCTCAGGCTGAAGTGGTTGCAACGCCCGCGGCCGCTCCACCAGCGTCCTCCGAACAAGCTCCACAGGCCCAAAGCGCAGGTGCGCCAGGCCCTGAACCCATTGACTTGGGACCCAAAAAGGACTTTACAGAAACGTGTGCGCCCAGCTTCAAGGATCAGCCAAAGCCTTGTTCCAGTACATTTGGCACCGCCATCTACGCGACGGAAGAGGAGGAATTCTGGTTACTGCCAGAACGCGCCTCTTCCTCGATGAAAGAGGCGATGCATGCACTGGATAAACAGATTGCCCCTAGCAAATCCCGCGAGGAGCGCCTCAAAGGATTAGACGATAGCGGATTGCTGAGTTACTTCCTTGAGCCAAAACTGAGTAATTTCCTCGAAGGCGAACAGCGCCAGAGAATGGAGGCCATTGAAGCTCAGGAACCGAATATCGAAATGGACCCAGGAATGGTCCTTCGCAGTCGACAAGAAGTAAAACGCGCCAAAGAAAAAGATGCACCAAAGGCAGAAGCGCCAAAAACCGATACTCAACGCTCGCGGATAGATCAACTTCAGGCGGATAACGATACTCAGAACCGCATTCGCAATGATTACAGCGAACTACATAAGTTACGCAGCGAATGGTTGGCGCTTAAAAAAATAGCTATCGCCGCTGCTGTAAAGACGGGGCATTCCTATGAGAACGGCACGTTGTTCGCTCCTGCGGCAATTGAAGCCCGCACCCGCGTCCAGAATTATCTGGAACAACGCAAAGCGTTGATCAGCAAGGGCGGCATCCAGCCAAAGGCGCAGGAAGATATCGCCAAGCTCCTTGAAACAGACAAGAAAAAACGAGATGAGCTGCAGAAGTGCCTATACACCTGCGAAGGTGATACGTACGCCTATCTGGCGTGGAAGCACGGCGAAGCCAAGTCGTTTGCCTATCACGAATACACCGACGCGATTATCAAAGTAGCGGAGTATGGGATTGCCCTGCCTGAATATGCGTTGATCAGTGGCAATGACATCACTTCAGGTATCGAGCAGTTCAAGTTGTACCTCGATACAGAAAAACAGCAGTCGGAAATCAATGACCGTCTGCGTAAAAAGTACAAAAACTGGATCGAAGCGACCGGTCAAAATGCCCAGGCACCGGCCGCAATGCTGTTCACTTAA
- a CDS encoding IS4 family transposase encodes MSVAQDLSAVLDFAKQPLSRLEVFTDHIPHDWITAAAALADKATIRRRRLPSDIVLWLVVGMALFRGEPIVEVARRLNICADGLANEVLLAKSGLSQARQRLGNQPVAWLFQQCANVWGYERYPQDDWHGLQVFAVDGALFRTPETSSLRDHFGSGNTSSDRQTPYPVLRLVALMNARSHIIANAAISPYRKGEIPLAKDFIESIPNHSVTLLDKGFFSADLLLSIQSTEKNRHWMIPERKGTVRTEIEHYGDGDYLVQMKVSQQARKKNPLLPEYWQVRAVTYEVAGKEKTVFTSLPASHFSAEQVATLYHERWEIELGFRDIKSSMQDNALTLRSKTVDLVYQELWGLLLAYNVVRREASQAAVAHKRAPSEVSFKFACQHIASHLVVMAGAVSPSHTPRRLDELRGSIGVLFIAKRPRPARPRAVKMSKTRYPVNRKAAPLK; translated from the coding sequence ATGTCTGTTGCTCAGGATTTAAGCGCGGTTTTGGATTTTGCTAAGCAACCGCTCTCTCGCCTTGAGGTGTTCACCGATCATATTCCTCATGATTGGATCACCGCAGCGGCCGCTCTGGCGGATAAAGCCACGATCCGACGTCGGCGCTTGCCTTCGGACATAGTCCTTTGGCTGGTAGTCGGGATGGCACTTTTCAGAGGTGAGCCAATAGTCGAGGTCGCTCGCCGACTGAATATTTGTGCCGACGGTCTTGCTAATGAGGTGCTGTTAGCCAAAAGCGGGTTGTCGCAGGCGCGCCAGCGTCTGGGGAATCAGCCTGTCGCTTGGTTATTTCAACAGTGCGCCAATGTCTGGGGATACGAGCGCTACCCGCAAGATGACTGGCACGGTCTTCAAGTCTTTGCCGTCGACGGTGCCTTGTTTCGAACCCCGGAAACGTCGTCATTGCGGGACCATTTTGGCTCCGGCAATACCTCCTCCGATCGTCAAACCCCTTATCCGGTGCTGCGCCTTGTTGCGTTGATGAACGCCCGTTCTCATATCATCGCCAACGCGGCCATCAGCCCTTACCGCAAAGGGGAGATCCCGCTGGCCAAGGACTTCATCGAGAGCATACCCAACCACTCAGTGACCCTGCTGGACAAAGGGTTTTTCAGTGCGGACCTATTGTTGAGTATCCAAAGTACTGAAAAAAACCGGCATTGGATGATCCCGGAGCGTAAGGGTACTGTTCGCACGGAAATTGAACACTACGGCGATGGTGATTACCTAGTCCAGATGAAGGTCTCGCAGCAAGCGCGTAAAAAGAACCCACTGTTGCCTGAGTACTGGCAAGTACGGGCGGTCACCTACGAGGTCGCCGGGAAAGAAAAAACCGTCTTCACCTCCCTGCCAGCCTCGCACTTTAGCGCTGAGCAGGTCGCCACCCTTTATCACGAGCGATGGGAAATCGAACTGGGTTTCAGGGATATCAAAAGCTCAATGCAAGACAATGCCTTGACCCTTCGCAGCAAGACTGTAGACCTGGTGTATCAAGAATTATGGGGGCTGTTACTGGCTTATAACGTAGTGCGTCGAGAAGCCAGTCAGGCGGCTGTAGCTCATAAGCGGGCTCCCAGCGAGGTGAGTTTCAAGTTTGCCTGTCAGCACATCGCCAGCCATCTGGTGGTCATGGCCGGAGCGGTCTCGCCCTCACACACGCCAAGACGCCTGGACGAGCTTCGCGGCAGCATTGGTGTGCTCTTCATAGCAAAACGCCCCAGGCCTGCGAGGCCTAGGGCGGTGAAGATGTCAAAAACCCGGTATCCGGTTAACCGCAAGGCTGCTCCGCTTAAGTGA
- a CDS encoding tetratricopeptide repeat protein, translated as MIYSKSFLCTIIFSFIISFNSLAAPPQQQLEEKEKGIILYNQFKTLSAISHLEIAAEAGDHEAQYYLGEALRKVKRYITPEAQSAYEASALQGDIYSMIRLSGNKNDLCIVMKNCPKGRKEPAEWRKMALDAAKKEAAKGDAEAMYLLFRLTGDDKWLEQSAESGYAFAQYYLATGYRDGKGFFLLPSKRAEVVERLMKASAEGGYPLGMMGYVEVLAYKKDFETLRFWNEKAAKAGYASAVFGYGSFLSKNPSELGFPYDPVKSYALIYTLLELDGGGGLQDYANDMLPEIAAKLTPEQIEQAKQMSKEWKATHPPLSYFPDKL; from the coding sequence ATGATTTATTCAAAGTCATTCTTATGCACTATAATATTTTCTTTCATTATTAGCTTTAATTCGTTAGCTGCCCCTCCACAACAGCAACTTGAAGAAAAAGAAAAAGGCATTATTCTTTACAATCAGTTTAAGACTTTGTCTGCGATCTCTCATCTAGAAATCGCCGCAGAAGCAGGAGATCACGAAGCCCAGTATTATCTGGGCGAAGCGCTGCGCAAAGTCAAACGGTATATTACACCTGAGGCACAGAGCGCTTATGAAGCATCTGCACTTCAAGGCGATATATATTCAATGATTAGACTCTCTGGAAACAAGAACGATCTGTGTATTGTTATGAAGAACTGTCCAAAAGGTCGAAAAGAACCAGCTGAATGGCGAAAAATGGCATTAGATGCTGCTAAAAAAGAAGCGGCCAAAGGAGATGCAGAAGCCATGTATCTGTTGTTTCGCCTAACTGGAGACGACAAGTGGCTTGAGCAATCAGCGGAGAGTGGATATGCCTTCGCACAGTATTACCTGGCAACCGGGTACCGTGATGGAAAAGGGTTTTTCCTGCTTCCATCAAAGAGAGCAGAAGTAGTTGAACGCTTAATGAAAGCATCTGCTGAAGGTGGCTACCCTTTAGGTATGATGGGGTATGTAGAAGTTCTTGCGTACAAAAAAGATTTTGAAACGCTCAGATTCTGGAATGAAAAGGCTGCGAAAGCTGGATATGCAAGTGCTGTATTCGGATATGGTTCTTTTTTATCTAAGAACCCATCAGAACTCGGATTCCCTTATGACCCAGTAAAATCATACGCTTTAATTTACACGCTACTTGAGCTTGACGGTGGTGGCGGCTTGCAAGATTACGCTAACGACATGCTCCCTGAAATTGCAGCAAAACTAACGCCTGAACAAATCGAACAAGCAAAGCAGATGTCGAAAGAATGGAAAGCAACACACCCGCCGCTATCATATTTCCCAGATAAATTATGA
- a CDS encoding tetratricopeptide repeat protein, with the protein MKQRSARALCFIAFFLAGISSPVCAKLTSEQQSAKSRGIELYTQFKAISALPYLQIAAAAGDSEAQYYLGEAIQKNKRYIDTAAKDAYEDSAKQGNIYSMIRLGQMEGDLCATMNNCLKSQKTPKEWLASAKSLAAKEAAQGNAESMYLMYEITGDKKWLEQSAENGFALSQYLLATDYREGGGFFLLPSNRADAVERWFKVSAEGGYPRAMSGLAAALLEKNDPEGARNWTERAAATGYVEAIFNYGYYLSGKNTDFEFPVDFVKSYALLSLLLELDGGGGAKEDAEYVISKIKEKMNQAQLDEADRFAFNWKKTHPALSFFPFKLSR; encoded by the coding sequence ATGAAGCAGCGATCAGCACGAGCATTGTGCTTTATAGCCTTTTTCTTGGCAGGAATATCCTCACCAGTTTGCGCAAAGCTTACGAGCGAGCAGCAGTCTGCCAAGAGTCGAGGTATTGAGCTTTACACCCAGTTCAAGGCTATCTCTGCACTCCCCTACCTACAAATCGCTGCCGCTGCCGGTGACAGCGAAGCTCAATACTATCTAGGCGAAGCAATACAAAAAAACAAACGATATATCGACACAGCGGCCAAAGATGCTTACGAGGATTCTGCTAAGCAAGGCAATATTTATTCAATGATTCGACTTGGCCAGATGGAGGGTGATCTCTGTGCAACCATGAATAACTGCCTAAAAAGTCAAAAAACCCCTAAGGAATGGCTGGCAAGCGCAAAATCATTGGCCGCTAAGGAAGCCGCGCAAGGCAACGCCGAATCAATGTATTTAATGTACGAGATTACTGGCGATAAAAAATGGCTTGAGCAATCAGCGGAAAACGGCTTCGCACTATCACAATACTTATTAGCAACTGATTATCGCGAAGGAGGAGGTTTTTTTCTATTGCCTTCAAATCGAGCAGATGCAGTTGAACGCTGGTTTAAAGTCTCCGCGGAAGGTGGTTATCCTAGGGCAATGAGTGGACTGGCAGCAGCCTTGCTAGAAAAAAATGACCCTGAAGGCGCTAGAAACTGGACCGAACGGGCTGCTGCTACAGGATATGTGGAGGCAATTTTTAACTACGGCTACTATTTATCTGGAAAAAACACCGACTTTGAATTTCCAGTAGATTTTGTTAAATCGTACGCACTGCTTTCGCTCCTCCTTGAACTTGATGGCGGCGGCGGTGCTAAGGAAGATGCAGAGTACGTCATATCCAAAATCAAAGAGAAAATGAACCAAGCTCAATTAGATGAGGCCGATAGGTTTGCATTCAACTGGAAAAAAACCCATCCAGCTCTTTCGTTTTTCCCTTTCAAGCTGAGCCGCTAA